The genomic region CGACCTGCTCGGTGCGGGGCTGATCGATGCGCTTCGCGTGCGCTTTCCGGATGCGGAATTCGCAGGCATCGGCGGCGACCGCATGCGTGAGAGCGGGCTCGATGCCTGGCACGACGCCAACGAACTGGCGGTGATGGGACTGGCCGAGGTGCTGCGCCACCTGCCGCGGTTGCTACGGTTGCGCCGCGATCTGCGGCGACGCCTGCTCGACTGGCGCCCGGACGTCTTCATCGGCATCGACGCGCCCGACTTCAACCTCGGCGTGGAGAAATGGTTGCGCCGACGAGGCATCCGCACCGTGCACTACGTCAGCCCGTCGGTCTGGGCCTGGCGCGAGAAGCGTGCGGAGAAGATCGGCCACAGTGCCGAGCGGGTGCTATGCCTGTTCCCGATGGAGCCGGCGATCTATGCCCGCCACGGGGTCGACGCGCGTTTCGTTGGCCATCCGCTCGCGGACGAATTGCCGCTGGAGCCCGACCGCAGCGCCGCGCGCGCCGATCTCGGACTTGATCCACAGCGCCCTGTACTGGCGGTGCTGCCCGGTTCGCGGCTGGGCGAGATCGCGCGCCTGGGCTCGGTTTTCATCGAGGCCGCCGCGCAGGTTGCCCGCACGCTTCCCGGACTGCAGGTCGTGGTACCCGCCGCCAACGCCGCCTGCCGAAGCGCCCTCGAACCACTGCTCGCGGACACCGGGATGGACGTCCACCTGCTCGACGGCCGCGCACGCACCGCGATGGTCGCCAGCGATGCCATCCTGCTCGCCTCCGGCACCGCCGCGCTGGAGGCGATGCTGACCAAGCGCCCGATGGTGGTCGGCTACAAGGTCGCACCGCTGACCGCGCGCATCGTCAGGATGCTGGGCCTGCTCAAGGTCGACCTTTACTCGCTGCCCAACGTCCTTGCCGGCGAGCGGATCGTGCCCGAACTGATCCAGGAAGACTGCACCGCCGAGGCGCTCGCTGCCGCCACCCTGGCCTGGCTGCAGGACCCGACGGCGACGGCGCGGCTGCAACCGCGTTTCCGCGACATCCACCTGCAGCTGCGGCGCGACGCCTCGGTGATGGCCGCGGACGCGGTGGCCGGGCTGATCGACGGTCGGGAGCCGTGATGGAGGACATTCTGATCGCGGGGGTCGACGAGGCCGGACGCGGACCGCTGGCAGGCCCGGTGGCCGTGGCCGCGGTGATCCTCGACCCGGCGCGCCCGATCGAAGGACTCAATGATTCCAAGAAGCTGACGGAGAAGCGCCGCGAACGGCTTTACCCGCTGATCCGCGAACACGCACTGGCCTGGCATGTCTGTTTCATCGAAGCGGACGAGATCGACTCGATGAACATCTTCCAGGCCACCCTGGCCGGCATGCGGCGTGCCGTGGAAGCACTCAGTCCCGCCGCCCGGCGGGCCCTGATCGACGGCAACAAGGTCCCGCCCGGGCTACCCTGCCCGGCCGAGGCCATCGTCGGCGGCGATGCGACCGAGCCGGCGATCATGGCCGCCTCGATCCTGGCCAAGGTCGCTCGCGACCAGATCATGGTCGCCCTGCACGCTGACTGGCCGCAGTACGGCTTCGATGCCCACAAGGGCTACCCGACTCCGGCCCACCTGCGCGCACTGGCCCGCCACGGCCCCTGCCCCGCGCATCGACGCAGTTTCGCGCCGGTACGCAACGCGCTCGGGTTGGCGTGACACCGACCGGACGCAAAGGCCCTACCCGGCTGTTCCTCCCCCGTTCATGACCCGCTGAACAGTCCACGCCCGCCGTCACTCTGCCCTTCTCCAGCGAGCGCTAGACTTGGGCAGCAAGGATGCACCGATCGGGCCGCAGCTCTTGCGACCCGGTCCAAGGGACGCGGCGCGATGCCGGCCCGCCCGCCCCAACGCCACCTTCGCCGGCAATGGAGGTGCGCCATGCGCAGGACCCAGCTCAATCCACTGGAACCCCCCATGCCGTTCGGCAAGGATGCCCCGCCGCCCGCCGCCCGCGATGCCGTGATGTCCTGGCAACCGGCCGCAGTGGCGCAGTTCGACGCGTTGTTGCACGAGATCAACCCTGATGCGCCGCGCGTCGACATCCCGCGCCTGCAGGCCGTGGCCGAATGGCTGGTCGAACTGCCCGAGGAGCAGGCCCGGCCATTGCTGGCCACCCGCCTCGAACGCATCGAGTTGATCCGTACCATGCTCGCCGACCCCGGTTGGGACACCGATGAGGGTACCCGGGCCCGCGTCAACCGGCTGGTCGCCTATTTCGACCGTGAAGACGACCTGATTCCGGACGGCACTCCCAGTCTGGGAATGCTCGACGATGCGTTGATGCTGGAACTGGCCTGGCCGATGGTGGAGAACGAAGTCGAGCAGTACCGCGACTTCCGTGACTACCGCGAGCAGGAACACCCCACCGGAGATGCAGCCGCCCAGCGCGAAGCCTGGTTCCGCGATCGTCTGGCCGAAATCGAACAGCTGCGACTGAATGCGCGTGCCCGCAGCGGCCATTACGTCAAGAACAAGAAGGAAGGCCCCCTGCGGGTGTTTTGATCGGCGGCCGGTCTCGCCGGAACGACGAAACCATGGAACGACGGACACGGCCTCCGCGGCAACGGCGGCGATTTCCGGTCGTCAAGTCTTGCCGCCGCCCGGGGGGCTGATACCCTGCGAACCTGCAACAGGTTCCAGGCATGTCCGCACCCCGCTTCATCCACCTCCATCTGCATAGCGAATACTCGCTGGCCGACTCCACCGTCCGGATCGGCGAGCTGGTCAAGCGCTGCGTCGAGCACGGCCAGCCGGCGGTCGCGATCACCGATATCGACAACGTGTTCGCCGCGGTCAAGTTCTATCGCAAGGCCGAGGGCGCCGGCATCAAGCCGATCATCGGCGCCGACATCGGCCTGGCCGACGGCAACGAGCCGACCTCGCGCCTGACCCTGCTATGCCGCGACCGCGAAGGCTACCTCACGCTGTCCCGACTGTTGACCCGAGTGTGGATGGAAGGCCACCGCACCGACAGCGTCGCGATGCGCCCGGAATGGCTGCGCGAGGACAACGCAGGCCTGTTCGTGCTGGCCGGCCGCCACAGCCTGGCCGGGCGCCTGACCGTCGCCAACAAGCACGAGCATGCCGAGGCCTGGCTGGCCGACTGGCAGGGCGTGTTCGACGACCGCCTGCATATCGAACTGACCCGCGCCGGACGCGACGGCGAAGAAGCGTTCAACAACTTCGCGCTGCACGCCTCGGCCAAGCGCGGATTGCCGGTGGTCGCCAGCAACGACGTGCGCTTCCTCGACCGCGACGGCTTCGAGGCGCACGAGGCGCGCGTGTGCATCGCCTCGGGCCGCGTGCTCGACGACCCCAAGCGGCCCAAGGACTACACGCCCGAGCAGTACCTGAAGTCGACGGAAGAAATGGCGGCGCTGTTCGCCGACGTCCCGGACGCGATCGACAACGCGCTCGCGCTGGCGATGCGCTGCAATGTCGAGATGAAGCTCGGCGAATACGCGCTGCCGGCGTTTCCGGTTCCAGCCGATCACACCATCGAATCGTGGCTGCGCAACGAAGCTCGCGAGGGCCTGAAAAAACGGCTGGAGAAAGCCCCGCTCGCAGAAGGCAGGACCCGCCAGGACTACGAAGACCGGCTCGAGACCGAACTGGACGTCATCATCTCGATGGGGTTCCCCGGCTACTTCCTGATCGTCGCGGACTTCATCAACTGGGGCAAACAGCACGACATCCCGGTCGGCCCGGGGCGCGGTTCGGGCGCCGGTTCGCTGGTGGCGTGGGCGCTGGGCATCACCGACCTCGACCCGCTGCCGTACGACCTGCTGTTCGAGCGCTTCCTCAACCCCGAACGCGTGTCGATGCCCGACTTCGACATCGACTTCTGCATGGACCGCCGCGACGAGGTGATCGAATACGTCGCGCGCAAGTACGGCCGCGACCGGGTCAGCCAGATCATCACCTACGGCACCATGGCGGCGAAGGCGGTGGTGCGCGATTCGGGCCGCGTGCTCGGCCACCCGTACGGCCTGGTCGACGGCATCGCCAAGCTGATCCCGAACACGCTGGGCATCTCGCTTTCCGACGCGATGGGCGAGACCGAGAAGTCGCGCGCGGCCGAAGGGCTGGCATCGCCCGACCTGATCGAGCGCTACAACAGCGACGAGGAAGTGCGCGACCTGATCGATCTGGCGCGCAGCCTCGAGGACCTGACCCGCAACGCCGGCAAGCACGCCGGCGGCGTGGTGATCGCGCCTTCGCCGCTGTCCGACTTCTGCCCGCTGTACGCCGAACACGACGGCGAGGGCCGCGGCAGGAACCCGGTCACCCAATTCGACAAGGACGACGTCGAGGCGGTCGGCCTGGTCAAGTTCGACTTCCTCGGCCTGCGCACGCTGACGATCATCGATTGGGCGGTGAAGGCGATCAACGCGCGGCTGGCAAAGGAAGGCCAGGCCCCGCTCGACATCACCGCACTGCCGCTGGACGACAAGGCCAGCTACGAGCTGTTCGCGCGCGGCGACACGGTCGCGGTGTTCCAGTTCGAATCGCGCGGCATGCGCGAGCTGCTCAAGCGCGCGATGCCCGACACCTTCGAGGACATCATCGCGCTCGCGGCATTGTTCCGCCCCGGTCCGCTCGGCTCGGGGATGGACAAGGAATGGGTCGACCGCAAGCACGGCCGCACCGAGGTCAGCTACCCGCACCCGCTGCTGGAACCGGTGCTGGCGCCGACCTACGGCGTCATCGTCTACCAGGAACAGGTGATGCAGATCGCCCAGGTCCTGGCCGGCTACTCGCTGGGCGGCGCCGACCTGCTGCGTCGCGCGATGGGCAAGAAGAAAGCCGAGGAGATGGCGAAGGAACGCGCCAAGTTCGAGGCCGGCTGCGCCGAGCGCGGGATCGACGCCAAGGTGGCGACGCCGATCTTCGACCTGATGGAGAAGTTCGCCGAGTACGGCTTCAACAAGTCGCACTCGGCCGCCTACGCGCTGGTCGCGTACCAGACCGCGTGGCTGAAGGTGCACTACCCGGCCGAGTTCATGGCCGCGGTGCTGTCCTCGGACATGGACAACACCGACAAGGTCACCGGCTTCCTCGACGAATGCAGGGTGATGGAGCTGGAGGTGCTGCCGCCGGACGTCGCGCATTCGGAGTACATGTTCCAGGCCGTGGCGCCCAATACGATCCGCTACGGCCTGGGCGCGGTGAAGGGCGTCGGCCGCGGCGTCTGCGAGGCGATCGTCGAGGCGCGCCGCGCCGGCCCGTTCAACGACCTGCTCGACTTCTGCAAGCGCGTCGACGGCGGCAAGCTCAACCGTCGCGCCCTCGAAGCGTTGACCCAGGCCGGAGCGCTCGATGCGTTGGGGAAGAATCGCGCCAGCCTGATGCTGCAGTTGCCGGAAGTGCTCAAGGCCACCGAACAGCTCGCCCGCGAGCGCGCGGCCGGGCAGGTATCGCTGTTCGGCGGTGGCGAATCGCAGGCGGCGGAACTGCACATCGACCTGCCCGAGGTCGAAGAATGGTCGCTGGCGCGGCTGCTCAATGGCGAGCGCGAGACCCTCGGCCACTACCTCAGCGGGCATCCGTTCGATCCGTGCCGCGACGAGCTGCGCAGCCTGCTCGGCCATGACCTCGGCGACCTCGAGAAGATCTGGGAATCGCGCCCCGAATCAGCGCGCAGTGGCTGGCGGCCGGAAATCGAAACCGTCGTCGCCGGCCAGGTGGTGGCGATGCGCAAGAAGGGCGACAGCCAGATGTTCGTGCAGATCGAGGACGGCCGCGGCCGGCTCGAATGCGCCTTCTTCGCCGAGGCCTACGCCGAGTACGCGCACCTGTTCACCCGCGACCGCCTGCTGATCGTCCAGGGCGGCCTGCGCGAGGACAGCTTCAGCGGCGGTTTCGCGCTCAAGGCCCAGCGCTGCTGGGACTACGACAGCGTCTGCGCCAACCACGCCCGGCGACTGTCACTGCGGCTGGACCTGCGCGTGCCGGGCATCTGGCAACGCGTCGACGAGCTGCTTGCCAGCCATCGCCCCGGCAAGACACCGATCCGGCTCGACCTGCTGCGTCCCGGTGCCGCCGGCATGCTCGACCTCAATGGCGAACACGCGGTCCGCGTCGACGCCGAACTGACCGGCACCCTGCGCGCCCTGCCCGGCGTCAAGGCGGTCAAGCTGGCACTGGCGCGGCCCTGGGGCTGACACCCGTCAGCAGCCCGCCCACACCCGGGTACGCCGACAACCCGCCCGGCAATCGTGGGCACATCGCCTTGTCAGCCGGGCCCCGCATCACGGCCACGTCGCGCACGCCGGCGCCGGCGCCACGCCCGGAAACCAGCGGCCAGCGCCAGCGCCAGCAGGGCCACCGGGATCAGGAAAGCCGACGCACGGATGGTCCATGCCGTCCCGAGCGAGAGCGTTGTGCCGAAGTCCCTGACCGCCTCGGCGATCTCGCTGCGGCCGGTCTGGCCGCGTGGCGGTTCGAGGTGGATGCTCAGCTTCTGGGTATTGATCCGCAGGTCGTGCTGGGCCGCCTGCTGCGCGGCCGCCTGCAACTGCGCCTCGACCTCGGCGATCTGCCGCGACAGCGCGATCATGTCGGCCACCGACAGGTCGCGTCGCTGCTGGAAGGCCTGCAACTGGCTGCGTTCGCCCTCCAGCCGCTCGACCAGCTGCCGGTTGTCGCGCACCACCACGGCCAGATCCTCGGCGTGGGTGCGGCGGGTACCGACCTCGCCGCCCTCGCCCGCCATCCCGATCAACGGTTCGACGCCCTCCGGCACCACCCGCACGATCAGCCGCCCGTTCGGGTAGTCGCCTCCCTGCCGGCTCACGTCCAGGACCGTGCACTGGCCATGGGTTCCTTCTATGCAGGCATCCTGCAGGGCCTGGATGCGGTCTGCGATGGCATCGGCGCCGAGCGCGACGCGGACGTCGTGCTCGTAGGCCAGCATCGCCCCTTGCGGCGCCTGGGCCGCAGCCGATGTCCCGGCGTACTGCTCGGCCTGCTTGTGACTGCAGGCGGCAAGCCCGACAACGAGCGCGGCCGTTGCCAGTTCCTTCAGAGTCATACCCATGGACCATCCTGTCTGCACGCTTGTGGCCGCCGACTATACCGGCGACACAGGTCCGCCGGGGCAGGCTCTCCTGCCATACCCGACCGGACGGCTCGGTACGGTCGCGTGCGGTCGGCTAGACTGTGCGCCTTCCCGGCGGCCATCCCGCCCTGAGCCTGTTGACGCATGAATCCCAATTACCTGGACTTCGAGCAACCCATCGCCGACCTGGAAGAAAAAATCCAGGAGCTGCGCCACGCCAGCCACGGGCCGGCAGTGGATGTGGATGCCGAAGTCCATGCGCTGCAGGAGAAGCTGCGCCAGCGGACCGCGCAGATCTTCCGCGACCTCAGCCCGTGGCAGGTTTCACAGCTGGCCCGCCACCCGGCACGGCCGTACACGCTGGACTACATCCGGGTGATCTGCGACGAGTTCCAGGAGCTGGCCGGCGACCGTGCGTTCAAGGACGACTCGGCCATCGTCGGCGGCCTCGGCCGGATCGGCGGCCGCAGCGTGGTCATCATCGGCCATGAGAAGGGCCGCGACACCAAGAGCAAGGTCAGGCGCAACTTCGGCATGCCTCGCCCGGAAGGCTACCGCAAGGCGCTTCGGCTGATGAAACTGGCCGAGCGCTTCAACCTGCCGCTGGTGACCTTCATCGACACCCCCGGCGCCTACCCCGGCATCGGCGCCGAGGAGCGCGGCCAGTCCGAGGCGATCGCCCGCAACCTGCTGGAGATGAGCGAACTGCGCACCCCGATCGTCTGCACCGTGATCGGCGAGGGCGGCTCCGGCGGCGCGCTGGCGATCGGCGTCGGCGACCGCACCTTGATGCTCGAGTACAGCACCTATTCGGTGATCTCGCCGGAAGGCTGCGCCTCGATCCTGTGGAAGGACGCGGCCAAGGCCAAGGACGCCGCCGAACAGCTCGGCCTGACCGCCAAGCGCCTGCATGGCCTGGGCCTGGTCGACAAGGTCGTGCGCGAGCCGATCGGCGGTGCCCACCGCAACCCCAGGCAGATGGCGACCCGCCTCAAGGCGGTGCTGATGAACGAGATCGACACACTGGCGGAATTGCCGCTGGACGAGCTGGTCGAGCGCCGCTACAAGCGCCTGCGCGACTACGGCGCGTACGAGAACGTCTGACCGCAACGCCGCGGCGCGGGAGCGGCACGCCGGTTCACTCCACCTCCAGGATCGCCACCATCTTCCCGATGAACGCATCGTCCGATATCGCGCCCATGAAGCGGCCGTCCTGACTGTTGTCGCGATTGTCACCCATCAGCAGGTAACTCTTCCGCGGTATTTCCAGAGGCTCCATCTGGCGGGAGTAGGCCATGATCGCGTTGCCGGAGTCGACATAGTCCTCAGTCAGTTCGCGTCCATCGACCATGACCACACCGTCCTCGATCGACACGGTTTCGCCGGGCAAGCCGATCACACGCTGCAGCCAGTGGCTGCCGTCCCCGGAGTTCGAGAAGACGACGATGTCGCCGCGCTCGGGACCGCGATTCCGGTAAGCTCCGGCCCGCACGATCACGATCGAATCAGGCTCCAGTGTCGGCAACATCGACCTGGAAGGGATGCGATAGGGCGCGTGACCGACGATGCGTTGGCGCGGGTCGTAGGACTTCGCCCCGAACGGGTTGATGAAGTACACGCAGATCGCCGTGACCGGCAGCAGCACCGCCAACGTCACCAGCACAACGACCACCCGCTGCCGCCATTTCGCCATCGCCGTCCTCCCTTCGCAACGGAATCCTCGCCGGATGGTACATCGCAGGCCGGCACTGCCTGCCCGACCGCATCCGGGCGGACGACAGGGACGCGCATTAGACTTGCCCCATGCTGTCCGACCTTCCTCCCGACGCACCGCAACCTGCGCCCCTGCTGGTGGCCTACAGCGGCGGTCTGGACTCGACGGCGCTGCTGCGCCTCCTGGCCGACGACCCGGCACGCCGCGCCGATGGTTTGCGCGCCATCCACGTCCACCACGGCCTGCACGCCGACGCCAGCGATTGGGCGCGGCATTGCCAGCGGTCATGCGACGCACTGGGAATCCCGCTGACTGTCGTCCGAATCGAAGTGCAGCGCGACAGCGGGCTCGGGCTTGAGGGTGCGGCACGGCAGGCCCGCCATGCCGCCTTCGCTGCCGCGCTGGCAGACGACGAGGTGCTGGTCACCGCCCACCACCGCGACGACCAGGCCGAAACCTTCCTCCTGCGTGCGCTCCGCGCTTCCGGCCCGGACGGGCTGGCGGCGATGCGGCCATGGCGGCGGTTCGGAGCGGGCTGGCTGTGGCGCCCGCTGCTCGACACGCCGCGCACGGACCTGCTCGCCTACGCCCGGGCCCACGGACTGGCGTGGATCGAAGATCCAGGCAACGACGACACCGCTTTCGACCGCAACTTCATCCGTCAACGGGTCATGCCATTGCTTCGAGAACGCTGGCAGCGGGCCGATGCCGCGCTGGCCGCAAGCGCTGCGCTGTGCGCGGATGCGGTGGGCCTGCTGGAAACGGACGACACCCGCGCCCTGGCCACGGTCGCCACCGCCGATCCGCATTGCCTGTCGGTCGATGCGCTGCTGGCCCTGCCGGCGGCACGCCGCGCCCGTGTACTGCGACGCTGGATCGCGGCCCGGTCGCTGCCACCGCTGCCGGCCAGCGGCATCGTCCGGATCGAAACCGACCTGCTCGACGCCCGCCCCGATGCCGAAGCCACCTTCGCCTGGGCCGGCGCCCGCATCCGCCGCTGGCGTGGACTGCTGCACGCTGGCCGGGAACGCCTGCCATTGCCGGTGGACTGGAGCGTCGAGTGGAATGGGCGCGACCCGTTGCAGTTGCCCGACGGCGGCACACTTCGACTCGAAGGCGCGGATGCCTTGCCGACTCCGGTCCGTGTCCATGCCCGCCAGGGCGGCGAACGCATCACCTTGCCCGGCCGCGACCACAGCCATGCACTCAAGCAGGTGTTGCAGGAGCTGGAAGTGCCGCCGTGGGTACGCGAGGGGTTGCCACTGCTCAGCGATGCGGAAGGCAATCTGATGGCGGCCGGGGATCTGACCTATTCAGCGGCTTTCGATGATTGGCTGCGCGGGCATACCGCACGGCTAGTGTGGCGAGTATCGGAGTAGCAGGTGTCATCCCAAGCGTAGCGAGGGGTGAGCGCGGGCGCTTGCGAGCCATTGCTCGCGCCCGATCGAACGCCCGAACACAATGCGTGAGGGCCGGGGACCGTACGATCTGCTTTACCAGGCGACTGTCCAGACGCAGCCGGGCATGGCTTTGCAGGACCTTCCGAAACATGGATGTTTCGGATGAGCCTCCAGGGACGGATTCGCGGCGTGTCCTGCAAAGCCATGCCCGGCTGCGTCCCCTGCGAACCAACAAAGCAGATCCCTCGCTACGCTCTGGATGACAGCCTCTCAACCCCCGCCCGCACCTCCGTTCCAGTAAACTCCGCGCATGGCCAAGAAACCCGCCAAAGAAGCCTCGCCCGTCGCCGACTTCGAACAGTCGCTCGACGCACTGGAGTCGCTGGTCGAGAAGATGGAGCAGGGCGAGATGAGCCTCGAGGACTCGCTTGCCGCCTACGAACGCGGCGTCGGTCTGTATCGCAGGTGCCAGGCCGCGCTGGAACAGGCCGAACTGCGTGTACGCCTGCTCACCGACCCGCAGGATCCGGCCACTGCCCAGTCCTTCGATACCGACGGCGCCCGCAACGGCGATGCCTGACCACGATCTTGCCGGCTGGCGGGCACGTGTCGATGCCGCGCTGGACCGTGCCCTGCCCGATCCTGATACCCCCCCCCATCGCCTGCATGCCGCGATGCGTCACGCCACACTGCTCGGCGGCAAGCGGATGCGACCGCTGCTGGTCTACGCCAGCGGCACGATGTTCGATGCCGCCCCGCAAGCTCTGGACACGCCCGCAGTCGCGGTTGAACTGATCCACGCCTACTCGCTGGTCCACGACGACCTGCCATGCATGGACGACGATGCCCTGCGCCGTGGCCAGCCGACCGTGCATGTCGCCTTCGACGAGGCCACCGCGGTACTGGCCGGCGACGCGCTGCAGACCCTCGCCTTCGAGCTGTTGTCCGATACGCCGGTGCCCGATGCCATCCGGCTCGCCCTGATCCGCACCCTGGCCGGCGCCTCGGGCGCCGCCGGCATGTGCGGTGGCCAGGCGTTGGACCTGGAAGCCACCGGACAGAAAAAAAGGGGTCAGAGTGAATCTTGCAAAGCAAGAATTCACTCTGACCCTTTCCCCCGGGTCTCCGTTTCTGCACTGCGACGTCTGCACGCACTCAAGACCGGCGCCCTGATCCGTGCTGCGGTACGCATGGGCGCGCTGTGCGCCGGCGCTCCGGACGATGCACTGGCCCGGCTGGACCTCTTCAGCAATGCCCTCGGCCTGGCCTTCCAGGTCCGCGACGACATCCTCGACATCGAAAGCGACAGCGCCACGCTCGGCAAGACCGCCGGCAAGGACCAGGCCCAGGCCAAGGCGACCTTCCCCGCCCTGCTCGGCATGGGCGCCTCGCGCGAACTGCTGTCCGACCTCGCCATGACGATGGATGACGCGC from Lysobacter alkalisoli harbors:
- the dnaE gene encoding DNA polymerase III subunit alpha; the protein is MSAPRFIHLHLHSEYSLADSTVRIGELVKRCVEHGQPAVAITDIDNVFAAVKFYRKAEGAGIKPIIGADIGLADGNEPTSRLTLLCRDREGYLTLSRLLTRVWMEGHRTDSVAMRPEWLREDNAGLFVLAGRHSLAGRLTVANKHEHAEAWLADWQGVFDDRLHIELTRAGRDGEEAFNNFALHASAKRGLPVVASNDVRFLDRDGFEAHEARVCIASGRVLDDPKRPKDYTPEQYLKSTEEMAALFADVPDAIDNALALAMRCNVEMKLGEYALPAFPVPADHTIESWLRNEAREGLKKRLEKAPLAEGRTRQDYEDRLETELDVIISMGFPGYFLIVADFINWGKQHDIPVGPGRGSGAGSLVAWALGITDLDPLPYDLLFERFLNPERVSMPDFDIDFCMDRRDEVIEYVARKYGRDRVSQIITYGTMAAKAVVRDSGRVLGHPYGLVDGIAKLIPNTLGISLSDAMGETEKSRAAEGLASPDLIERYNSDEEVRDLIDLARSLEDLTRNAGKHAGGVVIAPSPLSDFCPLYAEHDGEGRGRNPVTQFDKDDVEAVGLVKFDFLGLRTLTIIDWAVKAINARLAKEGQAPLDITALPLDDKASYELFARGDTVAVFQFESRGMRELLKRAMPDTFEDIIALAALFRPGPLGSGMDKEWVDRKHGRTEVSYPHPLLEPVLAPTYGVIVYQEQVMQIAQVLAGYSLGGADLLRRAMGKKKAEEMAKERAKFEAGCAERGIDAKVATPIFDLMEKFAEYGFNKSHSAAYALVAYQTAWLKVHYPAEFMAAVLSSDMDNTDKVTGFLDECRVMELEVLPPDVAHSEYMFQAVAPNTIRYGLGAVKGVGRGVCEAIVEARRAGPFNDLLDFCKRVDGGKLNRRALEALTQAGALDALGKNRASLMLQLPEVLKATEQLARERAAGQVSLFGGGESQAAELHIDLPEVEEWSLARLLNGERETLGHYLSGHPFDPCRDELRSLLGHDLGDLEKIWESRPESARSGWRPEIETVVAGQVVAMRKKGDSQMFVQIEDGRGRLECAFFAEAYAEYAHLFTRDRLLIVQGGLREDSFSGGFALKAQRCWDYDSVCANHARRLSLRLDLRVPGIWQRVDELLASHRPGKTPIRLDLLRPGAAGMLDLNGEHAVRVDAELTGTLRALPGVKAVKLALARPWG
- the lepB gene encoding signal peptidase I: MAKWRQRVVVVLVTLAVLLPVTAICVYFINPFGAKSYDPRQRIVGHAPYRIPSRSMLPTLEPDSIVIVRAGAYRNRGPERGDIVVFSNSGDGSHWLQRVIGLPGETVSIEDGVVMVDGRELTEDYVDSGNAIMAYSRQMEPLEIPRKSYLLMGDNRDNSQDGRFMGAISDDAFIGKMVAILEVE
- a CDS encoding YkvA family protein, giving the protein MRRTQLNPLEPPMPFGKDAPPPAARDAVMSWQPAAVAQFDALLHEINPDAPRVDIPRLQAVAEWLVELPEEQARPLLATRLERIELIRTMLADPGWDTDEGTRARVNRLVAYFDREDDLIPDGTPSLGMLDDALMLELAWPMVENEVEQYRDFRDYREQEHPTGDAAAQREAWFRDRLAEIEQLRLNARARSGHYVKNKKEGPLRVF
- a CDS encoding DUF4349 domain-containing protein, producing the protein MGMTLKELATAALVVGLAACSHKQAEQYAGTSAAAQAPQGAMLAYEHDVRVALGADAIADRIQALQDACIEGTHGQCTVLDVSRQGGDYPNGRLIVRVVPEGVEPLIGMAGEGGEVGTRRTHAEDLAVVVRDNRQLVERLEGERSQLQAFQQRRDLSVADMIALSRQIAEVEAQLQAAAQQAAQHDLRINTQKLSIHLEPPRGQTGRSEIAEAVRDFGTTLSLGTAWTIRASAFLIPVALLALALAAGFRAWRRRRRARRGRDAGPG
- the tilS gene encoding tRNA lysidine(34) synthetase TilS encodes the protein MLSDLPPDAPQPAPLLVAYSGGLDSTALLRLLADDPARRADGLRAIHVHHGLHADASDWARHCQRSCDALGIPLTVVRIEVQRDSGLGLEGAARQARHAAFAAALADDEVLVTAHHRDDQAETFLLRALRASGPDGLAAMRPWRRFGAGWLWRPLLDTPRTDLLAYARAHGLAWIEDPGNDDTAFDRNFIRQRVMPLLRERWQRADAALAASAALCADAVGLLETDDTRALATVATADPHCLSVDALLALPAARRARVLRRWIAARSLPPLPASGIVRIETDLLDARPDAEATFAWAGARIRRWRGLLHAGRERLPLPVDWSVEWNGRDPLQLPDGGTLRLEGADALPTPVRVHARQGGERITLPGRDHSHALKQVLQELEVPPWVREGLPLLSDAEGNLMAAGDLTYSAAFDDWLRGHTARLVWRVSE
- a CDS encoding polyprenyl synthetase family protein, encoding MPDHDLAGWRARVDAALDRALPDPDTPPHRLHAAMRHATLLGGKRMRPLLVYASGTMFDAAPQALDTPAVAVELIHAYSLVHDDLPCMDDDALRRGQPTVHVAFDEATAVLAGDALQTLAFELLSDTPVPDAIRLALIRTLAGASGAAGMCGGQALDLEATGQKKRGQSESCKARIHSDPFPRVSVSALRRLHALKTGALIRAAVRMGALCAGAPDDALARLDLFSNALGLAFQVRDDILDIESDSATLGKTAGKDQAQAKATFPALLGMGASRELLSDLAMTMDDALAGFGEQAAMLAALGRLAIERDR
- the rnhB gene encoding ribonuclease HII produces the protein MEDILIAGVDEAGRGPLAGPVAVAAVILDPARPIEGLNDSKKLTEKRRERLYPLIREHALAWHVCFIEADEIDSMNIFQATLAGMRRAVEALSPAARRALIDGNKVPPGLPCPAEAIVGGDATEPAIMAASILAKVARDQIMVALHADWPQYGFDAHKGYPTPAHLRALARHGPCPAHRRSFAPVRNALGLA
- a CDS encoding exodeoxyribonuclease VII small subunit, translating into MAKKPAKEASPVADFEQSLDALESLVEKMEQGEMSLEDSLAAYERGVGLYRRCQAALEQAELRVRLLTDPQDPATAQSFDTDGARNGDA
- the lpxB gene encoding lipid-A-disaccharide synthase yields the protein MIDPPQASTNLLLSQPSTPRLQPLKIALVAGEASGDLLGAGLIDALRVRFPDAEFAGIGGDRMRESGLDAWHDANELAVMGLAEVLRHLPRLLRLRRDLRRRLLDWRPDVFIGIDAPDFNLGVEKWLRRRGIRTVHYVSPSVWAWREKRAEKIGHSAERVLCLFPMEPAIYARHGVDARFVGHPLADELPLEPDRSAARADLGLDPQRPVLAVLPGSRLGEIARLGSVFIEAAAQVARTLPGLQVVVPAANAACRSALEPLLADTGMDVHLLDGRARTAMVASDAILLASGTAALEAMLTKRPMVVGYKVAPLTARIVRMLGLLKVDLYSLPNVLAGERIVPELIQEDCTAEALAAATLAWLQDPTATARLQPRFRDIHLQLRRDASVMAADAVAGLIDGREP
- a CDS encoding acetyl-CoA carboxylase carboxyltransferase subunit alpha — translated: MNPNYLDFEQPIADLEEKIQELRHASHGPAVDVDAEVHALQEKLRQRTAQIFRDLSPWQVSQLARHPARPYTLDYIRVICDEFQELAGDRAFKDDSAIVGGLGRIGGRSVVIIGHEKGRDTKSKVRRNFGMPRPEGYRKALRLMKLAERFNLPLVTFIDTPGAYPGIGAEERGQSEAIARNLLEMSELRTPIVCTVIGEGGSGGALAIGVGDRTLMLEYSTYSVISPEGCASILWKDAAKAKDAAEQLGLTAKRLHGLGLVDKVVREPIGGAHRNPRQMATRLKAVLMNEIDTLAELPLDELVERRYKRLRDYGAYENV